Part of the Arthrobacter globiformis genome is shown below.
CTGCTCCGCTAATACCCATCGACGAATGGGAATTTTTCATCACCACTGAGAATGGCCTGCGGCTCTCTTGGTCCTGGAATGAATTCTTGGCCTTGCCGCAGGAGGAAATCACTAAGGACATTCACTGTGTGACCAGCTGGTCAAAACTGGGGACAGTGTGGCGTGGAGTTTCGTTGGACGCACTCTTCGAAAACGTGGAAACCACTAGCGACTTCGCCACGGCGCATTCCTTCGGCGGCTACACAACCAATGTTCCGCTTTGGGACCTCCTGGGCGGCAAGGCGTGGGTGGCCTGGGAATTCGATGGCGAACCTCTTGAACGGGCCCACGGCGGTCCGGCTCGGCTTTTGGTCCCGCATTTGTATTTCTGGAAAAGCGCCAAGTGGATTCATGGTTTGGAACTGACAGGGGAAGACGTTCCCGGTTTCTGGGAATCGAATGGCTATCATCTTCACGGCAATCCGTGGCGCGAGGAGCGGTACTCGTGAGGCTCTTGCCGTGAGCTCCGTATGGCATGTCGCTGAAGTAGTGGGCGGGGTAGCGGAACACGCCACAGCCAGGACCATTCGGCTGCGTGTGGATGGCCTAATGGGACATCTGGCCGGCCAGCACATTGACCTCCGCCTCACCGCCGACGACGGGTACACGGCCATCCGCTCTTACTCGGTGGCGTCCACAGGTATGGATGAGCATCTGGAAATCACCGTTGACGAGCTGTCTGACGGCGAAGTGTCGCCTTACCTTGTCCGGGACTTGGCCGTCGGGGACCGGTTGGAAATCCGGGGGCCGGTGGGCGGGTGGTTTGTCTGGCGGCCGAGCAATGTGAATCGGGTGCAGCTGATCGGGGGAGGATCCGGTGTGGTGCCGCTGATGTCGATGATCCGCGCCCATCAGGCCTCCAACAACGAGGCCCCTTTCAAGTTGCTCTATTCCCTCAAGTCCCCCGAGGCTTCGCTTTACCGCGACGAGCTGCGTCGATTGGACCAGGAATCAGCCAAGCTAATGGTCGACTACGTCTATACGCGCTCGACGCCGGAGGGCTGGCCGGTCACGCCGGCGCGCCTTGCTTCGGACACCCTTTTGGCCAAGATCTTCCCAGCTGAGGAGAATCCGGATGTATTTGTTTGCGGGCAAACCGTCTTCGTGGAGACCGTCGCGGACTGGCTTGTGATGGCCGGCTATTCGCGGGAGTCGATAAAGACTGAACGGTTTGGCGGGACGGGAGGTATCCGGTGAACGGCCCAGACAACTTTGCTGTCCCGGACTCCGAAGACCAGGACATTGCAGCAGCACCCC
Proteins encoded:
- a CDS encoding FAD-binding oxidoreductase; translated protein: MGHLAGQHIDLRLTADDGYTAIRSYSVASTGMDEHLEITVDELSDGEVSPYLVRDLAVGDRLEIRGPVGGWFVWRPSNVNRVQLIGGGSGVVPLMSMIRAHQASNNEAPFKLLYSLKSPEASLYRDELRRLDQESAKLMVDYVYTRSTPEGWPVTPARLASDTLLAKIFPAEENPDVFVCGQTVFVETVADWLVMAGYSRESIKTERFGGTGGIR
- a CDS encoding molybdopterin-dependent oxidoreductase; this encodes MGIISSGFRGRRSENPALPPGQHETQDFPVLTAGPAPLIPIDEWEFFITTENGLRLSWSWNEFLALPQEEITKDIHCVTSWSKLGTVWRGVSLDALFENVETTSDFATAHSFGGYTTNVPLWDLLGGKAWVAWEFDGEPLERAHGGPARLLVPHLYFWKSAKWIHGLELTGEDVPGFWESNGYHLHGNPWREERYS